CGGTTCATGAAGCTCTCAAAGGAAGAAGGGAGCCTACGCGAAACCGTTGAAAAATACAACGAGTACAAGGAAGTCACCCAAACGATTAAGGATGACACCGAGATGTTGCGCGAAGAAAGCGACCCCGACCTGGTGGAAATGACCAAAGAGGAGCTTAACGAAGCCAAGGAACGCCAAGCCCAGCTCCAAGATGAACTGGAAGTCTTGTTAATTCCAAAGGACCCGAATGATGATAAAAACATCATTATGGAAATTCGGGGGGCCGCTGGTGGGGACGAAGCCTCCCTGTTTGCCGCCGATCTGTATAACATGTACGTTCGCTACGCCGAAAAGCAGGGGTGGAACGTTGAAGTGGTTGACCGCAACGAAACCGAAGTCGGCGGGTTCAAGGAAATCGCCCTGATAATTACCGGTGACCAGGTTTACTCCAAGCTGAAGTTTGAAAACGGGGCGCATCGGGTACAACGGATTCCGGCGACCGAATCGGCGGGCCGGGTGCACACGTCGACGGCGACCGTGGGGGTAATGCCGGAAGCCGAAGACGTTGACGTGGACCTGGATCCAAAGGACATCCGGGTCGACGTTTACCGCTCTTCTGGGGCTGGTGGTCAGCACATTAACAAGACCTCCTCGGCCGTACGGATGACCCACTTGCCAACGGGGATCGTGGTGGCAATGCAAGACGAGCGTTCCCAACAGCAAAACCGGGCCAAGGCAATGCAGATTTTAAAGGCCCGGGTTTACGATTACTACCAACAACAAGAACAGTCTGAATACGATGCCCAACGTAAAAACGCGATTGGGACCGGGGACCGTTCGGAACGAATCCGGACGTACAACTACCCGCAAAACCGGGTTACCGACCACCGGATTGGCCTGACCCTAAACAAGCTCGATAAGATCATGGCTGGTGACCTAGAAGAAATCATCGAATCGCTAATCATTGCCGATCAGGCCCAAAAGCTGGAGCAATTACGCAATGAGTAATAATTGGACCTACTTTCAAGCCCAGCGATGGGCTTCTTCTTTTTTAGGGGACCATGGTAAGGATCCATCAGCGGCGCAGTTTATTTTGGAAATGCTCCACGACTGGTCGATGACCGACCTGTTGGCCAATAATCGTCAACCGATGCCCGTAGAAGAAGCCACCCGCTACCAACGGGCGATCACCCGGGTTGCCAGTAGCGAACCGGCCCAGTACGTGGTAGGCAAGGCGCCCTTTTTTGGGCGGAAGTTTGTGGTTAACCGGGACGTCTTGATTCCGGAAACCGAAACCGAGGAGTTGGTTGAATGGGTCCTGGATTCGATGCCGGCGGATAAGGAACTCAAGGTGTTGGACCTCGGAACCGGGAGCGGGGTAATTGGTATTACCCTGGCCTTGGAGCGCCCTAAGTGGCAAGTTACCCTGAGTGACATTTCGGCGGCCGCCTTGAAGATCGCCCTGACTAACCAACGCTTGCACGGGACCAACTTAAACCAAGTCGAAAGCGACCTCTTCGCGCGGCTAGGGGACCAGCGTTTCGACCTGATCGTTACCAACCCCCCGTACGTCGCGCTAAGTGAAATTGACGAGATGGATCCGGAGGTTTTGGAGTACGAACCGCCGCTGGCCCTGTTTGCTAGTGAGAACGGCTTAGCCTTTTACCGCCGTTTGTTTGCGGCCGCCGGTGAGCACTTAACGCCCCGGGGGGTCCTGTTTGGTGAAACTGGTCACCGACAAGAAGAACGAATTCAGCAGCTATTAAAGGAACTGGCACCGAGCGCTAAAATTGAGACCCGTCACGACATTGCGGGGCGAATGCGGATGATTAAGGTGACAGACTTTGATTAGATAAGAAGGGGAAAGATAATGGTGAAAACAGTCATTTTTCAACCAGCGGAAGTAAAGCAAGCGGCCAAGTTGATCCAAGCAGGTCAACTGGTGGCCTTTCCAACCGAGACGGTGTACGGCTTGGGGGCCGATGCTACTAACGAGGAAGCCGTCAAGCAAGTCTACCTAGCCAAGGGACGACCGAGTGATAACCCGTTGATTGTTCACGTTTCCTCGTTAGCGATGGTTGAGCACTTTGCCGCAGAAATTCCGGCAAAGGCTAAGCAATTAATGGACCGCTTTTGGCCCGGTTCCTTAACGATTATTTTACGGGTCAAACCCGGCACCCTTTCTAAAACGGTCACTGGTGGTTTGGATACGGTTGCCTTTCGCTTCCCCGATTGCCAGCCCACCCTCGATTTGATTAGCCAGGTGGGGGTACCGATCGTGGGCCCGTCCGCTAACACCTCGGGGAAACCGAGTCCCACCACGGCTAACCACGTCTACCACGATCTAAACAACAAGATCGCCGGGATTATCGATAACGGTCCGACCCGGGTGGGGGTTGAATCGACCGTTTTGGATATGTCAACGAGCCAACCGGTGATCTTACGGCCTGGAGCCGTCACCAAGCAAGACATTGAAGGGGTGATCGGCTCAATTGACATCAACCATCACCAAGTCAAACAAGATGAGGTTCCCAAGGCGCCGGGAATGAAGTACAAGCATTACGCTCCCAACGCCCAGGTCTACATCGTCGATCCCGCTGATGATTGGGGAGAAGTAGCGGCGGTGATCGCCCAGTCGAAGGAGCAGGTGGGCTTAATGGCTACCGACCAAGTGCTTCACGCCCACGTTTGGTCGGTTCAGGCCGATCAATTCTCCCTGGGGACGGGAGTGCAAGAGGCCAGCGCCCATTTGTTTGAGGGGCTCCGGGACTTTGATAATCAAGAAGAGATCCACCAAATCTTTTGCCAAGGGTTTGAACCGACCGGACTGGGAGCGGCTTACATGAACCGTTTGAATAAGTCGGCGGGTGGGGCCCACTTCCGGGATTTGCTCAATAAATAACGCATGTAAGCCGGACCATCCCAAAATGGTTCGGCTTTTACGTACGTTTATAAAATTAACCTTTCAATTTAAACGTAATTACCGTACAATATGGGTACGCAAGTGAAAGGAGCAATTAAGCTAATGGAATATGCAGGTAAGGACGCCCAACTTTGGGCCGCAATCGGACGCGAAGAACAACGCCAAGAGGGCACGATTGAACTGATCGCCTCAGAAAACATTGTTTCAAAAGAAGTTGCCGCCGCACAGGGGTCTGTCTTAACCAACAAGTACGCTGAGGGGTACCCTGGCAAGCGCTACTACGGCGGTTGCCAATTTATTGACCAGGTGGAGCAACTCGCCATTGATCACGCTAAGGAACTCTTTGGCGCTGCCTACGCTAACGTTCAACCCCACTCCGGTTCCCAAGCTAACATGGCGGTCTACCAAGCATTATTAAAGCCTGGCGACACCATCTTGGGGATGGGGATGGACGCCGGGGGCCACTTAACCCACGGTTCCAAGGTTAATTTCTCCGGGAAGCTTTACCACACCTACGGTTACGAACTCAGTCCCGAAACCGAGGAACTGGATTACGACGCCATCCTAGCTCAGGCTAAGGAAATCCAACCCCAGTTGATCGTGGCGGGGGCGTCTGCTTACAGCCAAATCATCGACTGGGACAAGTTCCGCCAAATCGCCGATGAAGTGGGTGCTTACTTGATGGTCGACATGGCCCACATTGCCGGCCTGGTGGCTACGGGTTACCACCCGAACCCGGTTCCGGTTGCCGACGTTGTGACGACGACCACCCACAAGACTTTGCGTGGACCACGGGGCGGGATGATCCTATCCAAGTCTGAAGAACTAGGTAAGAAGTTTAACTCGGCCGTCTTCCCGGGTACGCAAGGGGGACCGCTGGAACACGTGATTGCCGGGAAGGCCCAGGCCTTTTACGAGGACTTACAACCAGCCTTTAAGGATTACATTGGCCAAGTGGTGAAAAACGCCGCGGCTATGGCGGAAGTGTTCAACGAATCCGAAACGATCCGGGTGGTCACTGGTGGGACGGCCAACCACTTGTTGGTCCTTGACCTAACGAAGACCGGCTTAACCGGTAAGGACGCCCAGGCCCTGCTCGATTCCGTGATGATCACCACTAACAAGGAAGCAATTCCAAACGACCAACGCAGCCCGTTTGTTACTTCCGGTCTGCGGGTCGGGACGCCAGCTATCACCTCGCGTGGCTTTAAAGAAGACGACGCCAAGCAGGTGGCCAGCCTGATTATCAAGGCGTTAGACAACGCTGACGACCAAACCATTTTGGCTGAAGTGAAAGAAGCCGTTCACGCCCTCACCCAGGCGCACCCGGTTGACTAACTGAAGAAAACCAATTAGTAAAACCAGTCCCCTAATCAATCAGTTGGCATTGAATTAGGGGACTTTTTGCGGGCCGGACCATTGATGGACGGCGCCCCGACTGGTACAATAGCAAAGAAACTAAAAGGAGTGTTTTGTCATGGGTAAATTTGAGGTGCTGGATCACCCGCTAATTCAACATAAGTTAACGATGATTCGCGACAAGCGGGTCGGAACGAAGGTCTTCCGGGAAACGGTCAAGGAAATTTCAACCTTGATGGCCTACGAAGTTTCCCGTAACATGCCCCTAAAGGACGTTGAAGTGGAAACGCCAATTGCCAAAACCACTCAAAAGGAATTGGCTGGGAAAAAGGTAGCCATCATTCCGATCTTACGGGCCGGCCTGGGGATGGTCGATGGGATGACCGAATTGATCCCAGCAGCCAAAATTGGCTTTATTGGGATGTACCGGGATGAAGAAACCTTGAAGCCGCACGAATACTTCGTGAAGTTGCCAAACGACATTACGGAACGGCAACTCTTCATCGTTGACCCGATGCTTGCGACCGGTGGGTCAGCCGTAATGGCCATCGAAGCCCTAAAGAAGCGGGGCTGCCAAGAAAAGAACATGAAGTTTGCCTGCTTAGTAGCGGCGCCAGAAGGGGTTAAGGCGGTTCAAGAGGCCTTCCCGGATGTTGATATCTACACGGCTGGGCTGGACGAACGCTTAAACGAAGATGGTTACATTGTGCCTGGCCTCGGGGACGCGGGGGACCGCCTCTTCGGGACCAAGTAGGTTTGCGACTGTTTCCGTAATTTGTGTCTAATATTCGTGAATACAGCAAGAGGCGAGGGGGGAACCATGTTTTCTCCTCGCCTCTTTAGTTTGTCTAAAGTTCAAAATAAGCTAAAGCTTTTCATAATTCAGTCATTATTGCCGGGGCCCGCGCTACAATAGGGGACGTGATTTTAAGCAAAGGATCTGAGATTATGTGGAAAACTGGGTGGTGGAAGGCGAAGTATAAACTCGTCATCGCCCTAATTGTACTCGGGGTGGGAGCGATGATCTTCACAACCCATAACCAGCGCTTGTATAAGGCCCCGTTGGCCCAGGTGGTGGCCGTTGAAAACGGGAAGGCGCAAAAGGAAACTGACGAGTTCCAAAATGTCGACTACCAGGTTAACCAAACGTTGACCGTCAAAATGTTGAACGGGAAATACACCGGTAAGGAGTTTAAGGTGAACAATACCTACACCAAGTCGGGGGCCCTGGACCAACGTTATTACCCGAGAAATCAAATCTTTTTGAGCCAGTTGACAAAGCGAAATGGCCACCTGACGGCTAACGTGGCCGGTTACAAGCGTGACGTGGTCTTAGTATTTTTGGGCTGGCTAGTGATCTTCTTGCTGGTCTTAATGATGGGGTGGGCCGGCAGTCTGGCGATGTTAAGTGTTTGCCTCAACGCCGTCTTGTTCTACTTCGTCATTCAAATTGACCTGAAGATGCAGGCGAATCACGCCTTTTTGACCTTTTCCATTTTAGCCCTGCTCTTTGCGGTCCTCTCGCTCTTGTTGGTGCTTGGACCGACTAAAAAAATGGTGGCGACCTTTTTAGCGACCGTTTTGGGGACTTCGGTGGCAATGTTGGTGTCGGTGCTGGTGATGAATTTAACTCACCACCAGGGAATCTATTACGAATCGATGCAATACGTTACCCAGGTCCCGCGGCCCCTCTTTTTGGCTGAGACCTTACTGGGGTCTTTAGGGGCGGTAATGGATGAGGCGAGTGACATCGTAGCGACCCTACACGAGTTACACGAGATTGACCCGACGATCAGTCGCCGGCAACTCTTCTTGTCTGGGCGCAACATCGGCAAGTCAATCATGGGTCCCCTCGTGAACGTCTTGTTCATGATTTTTATGGCCGATACCTTTACTTCGGCCCTTCTCTACATTAAAAACGGGAATAATTGGGGCTACACCTTTTCAATGAACATGAGCTTGGGGACCGTTCAAAGTTTGGTATCCGGGATCGGAATCGTCCTAGCAATTCCGTTAGTATCGGCCTTTGCCGCGCTCTTGTACGGGAGAAAGGGGGAAGCAGCATGAGTTCAATTACCGCTCTGGGGCTGGTTTTGATGCTATTGATGATTGCCGTGGGGGGCCGGCAAGGCTGGTCCGCCTTTTTATCGTTGCTCTTAAACTTTGGTTTCCTCTTCTTTGCCATCATCCTGATCGCCTTTCACGTCCCGCCAATGATGGTAACCCTAATGACCGGGGTGATCATCTTAGCAATCACGATCTTTATGAGCGAAGACGATTTACGCACCACCGTGACCGCCTTTTGGGCCTCATTGGTGGTCCTCTTGGTTTTGGTGGTCTTAATCTACTTGGTTGAGCACTGGGCGATGGCCCAAGGGTTCGGCCTGGAAGACAGCGACGACTTGGAGGGGATGTCAACGGCAATTGGAATCTCCTATTTAAAGGTGATCATCACCACGGCGACCCTGTCAACGCTAGGGGCGATTGCCGAAGCGGCGATGGCGATTGCCGCCGGGCTAACCGAGATCTTAGGGGAGCACCCCGACCTGTCTGATAACCGCCTCATGCAAAGCGGGATGGAGATTGGTAAGCAGATTATCGGGACAACCTTGAACACGCTGTTCTTCGGTTTCTTTGGTGGTTTGTTGGCCCTCTTCATCTGGTTTGCCGGGCTTAACTACTCCTTTGGGACGATCGTTAACGATAAGATCTTTGTCAGCGAGATCATCGCCGTTTTGATTTCCTTTATCGCCGTGATCGTGACCGTCCCGGCCTCGACGATGATCATGATTTGGCAAAAGCACCGGGGGATTGACAAGGACGAGGTCGTCAAGTAGAATAGGAATAATTTAGTGAGTCCTTTAATGGAATCCCGTGAGGTTCTAAAGGGTCGGTCAAATCGCGAATAATTCGTGCCGTGCGCCTTTGGAACAGTGGATGTCCAAAGGCGTTTTTGTATGGAGGAAGAAAATGGAAGAGAAAAGACGGGACGTCGTCTTAGACGTTGATGAACGCCCTGGCACTGGGCAGTGGATTGGACTGTCCTTACAACACATGTTTTCCATGTTTGGGTCAACCGTGTTGGTCCCCATTCTGGTGGGGTTAAACCCGGGAATTGCCCTGTTTAGTTCCGGGGTCGGTACCCTGATGTACCTGTTAATTACTCGCCACAAGATCCCGGCGTACATGGGATCGAGTTTTTCCTTTATCGTGCCGATGATGGCGCTGATGAAGTCGACGGGCTACCCAGGGATTGCTCAGGGGACGATCGCCGTTGGGTGCGTCTACCTGATCGTGTCGTTGATCGTTTCCCGCTTCGGTTCGGCGTGGATTGATCGTATCTTGCCTCCAATTGTGGTGGGACCAATTGTAATGGTAATTGGGTTGTCCTTAGCCGCCACCGCCGCCAAGGACGCCACCATGAACGGGAGCACTTACGACATTAAGTACTTTATCGTGGCGATGTTAACCCTGTTGATCACGATCATTTTTAACATGTTTTTCAAGGGCTTCTTAGGCTTAATCCCGATCCTCTTGGGGATTGTTGGTGGTTACATCATTGCCTGCCTGTTTGGAATCGTGAAGTTCAGTGGCGTAATGTCCGCCCACTGGTTTAGTCTGCCTGCCTTTCAAATTCCGTTTTTTAACTATCACCCGCAGTTTTATTGGGGCGCCATTTTATCAATGGCCCCGATTGCCTTTGTGACGATGACTGAGCACATGGGCCACATTATGGTCTTAAATGAACTGACCGACCGGAACTACTTTAAGGATCCGGGGTTAAACCACACCCTGGCAGGGGACGGGACGGCTTCGATCATCGCCGGGTTTGTCGGGGGGCCTCCGGTAACCTCTTACGGTGAAAACATTGGGGTCTTGGCAATTACCCGGGTTCACTCGGTATACGTCTTAGCCGGGGCGGCGTCCTTTGCCATCCTCTTCTCCTTTGTGGGGAAGCTATCGGCCCTGATTGAATCAATCCCTTCCCCGGTGATCGGGGGGATCTCCTTCCTCTTGTTTGGGGTGATCGCCTCCTCTGGGCTCCGGGTGATGATTGAAGACCAAACCGACTTTAACGAAAAGCGTAACCTGATGATCTCTTCGGTGATTTTGGTGATTGGGATCGGGAACGCGTACCTGCAACTGGGCCAATACGAATTCTCTGGTTTGGCGGTGGCCGCCGTCTTGGGGATCGTTTTGAACCTAGTTCTCCCACAAAAAGCGGCTAGCGAACGCTAAACTGAGTAACAATTCACAAAAAAGATTGGAGCTGCACAAGCGGGGCCAATCTTTTTTTCGTTAACGACAATTAAAGCCGTTATGATACGGATTTAGGGTCTTTCAACATGTCAAACTAATAAAAATTTAATCAAAGGGAATTGGAAAGCAAAAGCCGCTTAATAATTGAGATGGTGCCGGTTTCAAAAGTTTGAAATTGCTTTGAATTCTAAATTAAAGAATGCTATATTAGTCTTTGTATATTGGGTTTAGTGGTGATTTTGTTCGCCCATCAGCTCATTAATACAAACCAGATTATGTTATAAAGAAAAGAGGTGGAATATAGATGGGCGGTGATGCGTTCACTTTTGAACTATTCGGCCTGACCTTCAACTGGACCAACTTGATCTCCGGTACGATCGTCTTCGTCATTACCTTCTTCCTGTTATTTGGGTTGTCAAGGCACCTGCAGATGAAGCCAACCGGTGGCCAAAACGTCTTGGAATGGATCGTGGAATTTACGAACGGGATTGTGCGTGGACAAATGCCTTCAGAAACGAGTGGTTTTTACAGTTTCTTTGTATTTGTCTTGTTCGTCTTCCTTTTCATTTCCAACCAACTTGGTTTGATCATTCAGTTCGGCTGGAACGGGCATGAAATTGTCAAAAGTCCAACCGCAGATCCGGTAGTTACCATGACGCTTGCCTTGTGTGCCGTTACGCTGTCACACTTTGCGGGGGTCGCTCGACAAGGCGTTAAGGGTTACTTTGCGGACTACTTCAAGCCATTCTCACTTATGTTTCCAATTAAGTTGGTTGAAGAGTTTAGTAACTTCCTAACCTTAGGGCTGCGGATCTTTGGTAATATTTATGCCGGTGAATTACTGTTGAAATTACTTGCTGGAATGGCGTTCTCTCACGGGATTCCTACGATGATCGTGAGCCTGCCACTAGAAATTATTTGGCAAGGCTTCTCAGTCTTCATCGGGGCCATTCAGGCTTATGTCTTTGTAACATTAACGACGGTTTATATTTCTCGGAAGGTAACCGGGGAATAACCACATATCTTTAAGGAGGATATATACAATGGGTGCAATTGCTGCAGGTATCGCTGCTGGTTTAGCTGCTGTAGGTGCGGGTGTTGGTAACGGTCTTGTTATCGGTCACACGCTTGATGGGATGGCTCGTCAACCGGAAATGTCCGGTCAACTGCGGGGGACGATGTTCCTCGGTGTTGGTCTGATCGAAGCCCTGCCAATTCTTTC
The nucleotide sequence above comes from Limosilactobacillus fermentum. Encoded proteins:
- a CDS encoding uracil-xanthine permease family protein, whose translation is MEEKRRDVVLDVDERPGTGQWIGLSLQHMFSMFGSTVLVPILVGLNPGIALFSSGVGTLMYLLITRHKIPAYMGSSFSFIVPMMALMKSTGYPGIAQGTIAVGCVYLIVSLIVSRFGSAWIDRILPPIVVGPIVMVIGLSLAATAAKDATMNGSTYDIKYFIVAMLTLLITIIFNMFFKGFLGLIPILLGIVGGYIIACLFGIVKFSGVMSAHWFSLPAFQIPFFNYHPQFYWGAILSMAPIAFVTMTEHMGHIMVLNELTDRNYFKDPGLNHTLAGDGTASIIAGFVGGPPVTSYGENIGVLAITRVHSVYVLAGAASFAILFSFVGKLSALIESIPSPVIGGISFLLFGVIASSGLRVMIEDQTDFNEKRNLMISSVILVIGIGNAYLQLGQYEFSGLAVAAVLGIVLNLVLPQKAASER
- a CDS encoding YibE/F family protein, translating into MWKTGWWKAKYKLVIALIVLGVGAMIFTTHNQRLYKAPLAQVVAVENGKAQKETDEFQNVDYQVNQTLTVKMLNGKYTGKEFKVNNTYTKSGALDQRYYPRNQIFLSQLTKRNGHLTANVAGYKRDVVLVFLGWLVIFLLVLMMGWAGSLAMLSVCLNAVLFYFVIQIDLKMQANHAFLTFSILALLFAVLSLLLVLGPTKKMVATFLATVLGTSVAMLVSVLVMNLTHHQGIYYESMQYVTQVPRPLFLAETLLGSLGAVMDEASDIVATLHELHEIDPTISRRQLFLSGRNIGKSIMGPLVNVLFMIFMADTFTSALLYIKNGNNWGYTFSMNMSLGTVQSLVSGIGIVLAIPLVSAFAALLYGRKGEAA
- a CDS encoding L-threonylcarbamoyladenylate synthase produces the protein MVKTVIFQPAEVKQAAKLIQAGQLVAFPTETVYGLGADATNEEAVKQVYLAKGRPSDNPLIVHVSSLAMVEHFAAEIPAKAKQLMDRFWPGSLTIILRVKPGTLSKTVTGGLDTVAFRFPDCQPTLDLISQVGVPIVGPSANTSGKPSPTTANHVYHDLNNKIAGIIDNGPTRVGVESTVLDMSTSQPVILRPGAVTKQDIEGVIGSIDINHHQVKQDEVPKAPGMKYKHYAPNAQVYIVDPADDWGEVAAVIAQSKEQVGLMATDQVLHAHVWSVQADQFSLGTGVQEASAHLFEGLRDFDNQEEIHQIFCQGFEPTGLGAAYMNRLNKSAGGAHFRDLLNK
- the upp gene encoding uracil phosphoribosyltransferase, encoding MGKFEVLDHPLIQHKLTMIRDKRVGTKVFRETVKEISTLMAYEVSRNMPLKDVEVETPIAKTTQKELAGKKVAIIPILRAGLGMVDGMTELIPAAKIGFIGMYRDEETLKPHEYFVKLPNDITERQLFIVDPMLATGGSAVMAIEALKKRGCQEKNMKFACLVAAPEGVKAVQEAFPDVDIYTAGLDERLNEDGYIVPGLGDAGDRLFGTK
- the glyA gene encoding serine hydroxymethyltransferase, yielding MEYAGKDAQLWAAIGREEQRQEGTIELIASENIVSKEVAAAQGSVLTNKYAEGYPGKRYYGGCQFIDQVEQLAIDHAKELFGAAYANVQPHSGSQANMAVYQALLKPGDTILGMGMDAGGHLTHGSKVNFSGKLYHTYGYELSPETEELDYDAILAQAKEIQPQLIVAGASAYSQIIDWDKFRQIADEVGAYLMVDMAHIAGLVATGYHPNPVPVADVVTTTTHKTLRGPRGGMILSKSEELGKKFNSAVFPGTQGGPLEHVIAGKAQAFYEDLQPAFKDYIGQVVKNAAAMAEVFNESETIRVVTGGTANHLLVLDLTKTGLTGKDAQALLDSVMITTNKEAIPNDQRSPFVTSGLRVGTPAITSRGFKEDDAKQVASLIIKALDNADDQTILAEVKEAVHALTQAHPVD
- the atpE gene encoding F0F1 ATP synthase subunit C; the encoded protein is MGAIAAGIAAGLAAVGAGVGNGLVIGHTLDGMARQPEMSGQLRGTMFLGVGLIEALPILSIVIAFLVMNK
- the atpB gene encoding F0F1 ATP synthase subunit A; the encoded protein is MGGDAFTFELFGLTFNWTNLISGTIVFVITFFLLFGLSRHLQMKPTGGQNVLEWIVEFTNGIVRGQMPSETSGFYSFFVFVLFVFLFISNQLGLIIQFGWNGHEIVKSPTADPVVTMTLALCAVTLSHFAGVARQGVKGYFADYFKPFSLMFPIKLVEEFSNFLTLGLRIFGNIYAGELLLKLLAGMAFSHGIPTMIVSLPLEIIWQGFSVFIGAIQAYVFVTLTTVYISRKVTGE
- the prmC gene encoding peptide chain release factor N(5)-glutamine methyltransferase, yielding MSNNWTYFQAQRWASSFLGDHGKDPSAAQFILEMLHDWSMTDLLANNRQPMPVEEATRYQRAITRVASSEPAQYVVGKAPFFGRKFVVNRDVLIPETETEELVEWVLDSMPADKELKVLDLGTGSGVIGITLALERPKWQVTLSDISAAALKIALTNQRLHGTNLNQVESDLFARLGDQRFDLIVTNPPYVALSEIDEMDPEVLEYEPPLALFASENGLAFYRRLFAAAGEHLTPRGVLFGETGHRQEERIQQLLKELAPSAKIETRHDIAGRMRMIKVTDFD
- a CDS encoding YibE/F family protein; its protein translation is MSSITALGLVLMLLMIAVGGRQGWSAFLSLLLNFGFLFFAIILIAFHVPPMMVTLMTGVIILAITIFMSEDDLRTTVTAFWASLVVLLVLVVLIYLVEHWAMAQGFGLEDSDDLEGMSTAIGISYLKVIITTATLSTLGAIAEAAMAIAAGLTEILGEHPDLSDNRLMQSGMEIGKQIIGTTLNTLFFGFFGGLLALFIWFAGLNYSFGTIVNDKIFVSEIIAVLISFIAVIVTVPASTMIMIWQKHRGIDKDEVVK
- the prfA gene encoding peptide chain release factor 1, which gives rise to MEEIFDKLQAVADRYDELNELISDPEVIADSQRFMKLSKEEGSLRETVEKYNEYKEVTQTIKDDTEMLREESDPDLVEMTKEELNEAKERQAQLQDELEVLLIPKDPNDDKNIIMEIRGAAGGDEASLFAADLYNMYVRYAEKQGWNVEVVDRNETEVGGFKEIALIITGDQVYSKLKFENGAHRVQRIPATESAGRVHTSTATVGVMPEAEDVDVDLDPKDIRVDVYRSSGAGGQHINKTSSAVRMTHLPTGIVVAMQDERSQQQNRAKAMQILKARVYDYYQQQEQSEYDAQRKNAIGTGDRSERIRTYNYPQNRVTDHRIGLTLNKLDKIMAGDLEEIIESLIIADQAQKLEQLRNE